The genomic interval TTGTTGCAGGAAATGCTGGAACAGCTAGTTGATGTCCAAGGGCTTGCAGTGACATTCCACATGATGAGCTTTCAGGCAACAGTTCAGTGTTTCCTCATCCCATTAGAAAACATTATCAAACTTTCAAAGGGACTCAGCCACATAATGGCCACTTCATTAGACACTTTGAACTCGTTTCAAatctttcttccctctgaaTCTTTCTGAAAGTCCCTGTCTTACACACAGGCTGTCCTCACCAGCCTATTGCATTTGCATATCCCCGTGTCTCTGCTCATGGCTGTTTGATCACAGTGATTTACACTATCTCATATGCTTGCCCTTGATCTTTCATCTTgctgaaaatgtgaaaactCTCAGACAGTGCAGGCTATTTTCATTCTGTCTGTAAgacaacaaaacaatttttgtcTCTGCtatgataaatattttctaatgttTTGACTTCCCTCTCTGTTATCAAATTCAAGAATTTTAGAGTTGGTTTCCCTGACAAAGGAATTGCTCAGCACTTCCCTTTAGGAATGAAAATCTTACTTACTTTATTCAGAAGAGCTGTAGCCTTGTAAACACAATGGATCTTTGAGAGGACAGTCATTCTCAGCCTACATGTGCCCTGAAACTCACCTGTTCTCTGTTTTTTAGttccttgtgatttttttcaaattcatcTAGAAAATCCAACTTTAAACCAAAAGCTTACACAGAATAGCTTGCGGCCAATCCATGCATGTATGGAGTGGTGAAAGGATGGTGTCACTACTTAAATTTCTAGTGTGTTAGTTTCTTCATGGGGCCAGTAAGCTCTGTACTTGCACTCCATAAGGACAAGTCTTAAATTATGAAGGCAAAATATAAAGAGAATGTCATCACTTTGAATGAAATTCtcattgtttcttttcatgGCTGTTTCCTGTTCAAAAGGccaaaaatgaaagaacagcTGGGCCGGCTGGAAGCAGTGACCAAGGAGATAGAAACAACAGGAACCTACCACCTGACAAAGGATGAGCTGACCTTTGCTGCCAAGCAGGCCTGGAGGAATGCACCCAGGTGCATCGGGAGAATCCAGTGGTCCAACCTGCAGGTGAGCTGTGGATCTACACCTGAGCTGTAGCCAAATAGtcctctgctgtgcctcagaAGAATGGCCTTGCCTTTGCTAGAACATGTCACTGCTTGGATTGAGGAGGAGTCCCTCCTGTCCGTATCAGGAGATTGGTTTCTTGGTAGTTCTCTGCTTCATGGCTGAATGAAAATGTGTGgcagtgtgagtgtgagtgtgagcgTGGTGTGTCATGGAACCCAGTACATGTTTTGGTCCTTGGTGGGTTGCTATGGGTGAAAATGATGCATATAAGAACTATAAAAAAGAACCTTTCCTAGTGGAGCCACAACCTTTCCATTCCTTAAGTGCATAGGAAAAATAACAACTTTGCATTACTTTTCCAAAATTTGTATTCTTCTTTACATTTCTGTTGGAAACACACAGGTGTTTGATGCACGGGACTGTAAAACAGCCAAGGAAATGTTCGAGCATATCTGTCATCATATTCAATATGCCACAAACAATGGCAATATAAGGTAGGtctctaattttaattttaaacaacaaaaatcacatCCAGATCTGGCATCAAAACCACATGAAATGGTCTATCTAAACATTTTGACAACTTGTCTCTGCTCTTAATTTTCCTGGTACTTACATTTTCCTCTCATGCGTTCCATCAACCATCTTgaaatttattactttaatgGCTGATGTTACAAAACCTCTTGCAATTCCTTGGGAAAAGAGATGACTTGAAGATTTGGGGAGGTGGGTAAAGAGGatgaatgattttattttgactGATGTTCATTTAGAAAtgtgaaacattttctcctGGTCCCAGTTTCTGTGTGACAGGTGAGGGTGTGCTCAGGGTGTGCTCTCTGTCCGGGCAGGTCAGCCATCACGGTGTTCCCGCCCAGGACGGACGGGCGGCACGATTTCCGCGTGTGGAACAGCCAGCTGATCCGCTACGCTGGCTACCCAATGCCAGATGGCTCCGTGCTTGGAGACCCTGCCACTGTGGAGTTCACCCAGGTACGGCTCCAAActcaccctgcagctgcttcccatCCTGGCCGACCCACCTCCCTGGGGCTCCCTCCTCGCACGTTCATGCAGAGGGCTAGGGAGGTGAGGAGTGAATGGCATGTTCTGCCCCATAAGTtccaggagcaggctggaacaataatttatttcctaCAGCTCTGATACAGAAGTGCTGCCCTCCATCTCAAAACAGGGTAAGCTGATATTGTCAGGGGACACAACCAGGCACACAACCAGTACTTTGTCAGCATGGGTCAACATTGTTTGAATGGCAAAGTGAACCTTTTTCACTTAGAATTTACCTCAGCAGGTTTCAGAGGGTTAAAATTCTTTTGTCTTCAGATCTGGAGGGGAAACctgaaaagaacacaaaatgtGCTTTCTGTATTTGCAGTTGTGCATCGAGCTTGGGTGGAAGCCGAAGTATGGCCGCTTTGATGTACTTCCACTTGTTCTCCAAGCAAATGGCCAAGACccagaaatatttgaattaCCTCCAGAAATTGTCCTCCAAGTGCCAATGGAGCATCCAAAGTAAGCACACAAGATTTAGATAATTGCATTTTTGCCTCTGCCTCACCTTGGCAGGTTAttgggctgtgcctgtggcagTTGTTTTATGAGTTCTTTGTCAGGATGAAATGATGGTAAATCATCCTGAAAGATAAAATGCCTCTTACAACAGTGAAATGAGATTTAAATTAAGGAAGCAAATGACCATTTTGTTGGAAAACTTTTTTCCCAATTTACATTTCAATTATATTCAGGATCTTAAAAATCCTAATTTCTTGTGCTAGTGTAATACACATGTAACACTGCACTCATAACAGTGTTTATTGCCTTCCTCtcattgcttttttctttctgtttgctttgggaCTGGCCTACAGACTGCAGTACTCTGTAATATGGTTCTGCAGTTCCTGTAGCTGGTGATACCCAAATTCTGCACTGAACACTGCTGTGAGTTTCTGCAGCCCCCAGTCCAGGGGTTCCTCCTAGAATCAGTACTCTTTATCTTCTGGGCTTTTCTGGTTTTCGAGGAAGAGACACACAAATAATAACTCAAAGTGCTTGTTGGGCAGGTACGAGTGGTTtaaggagctggagctgaagtGGTACGCGCTGCCTGCAGTGGCCAGcatgctgctggaggcaggagggctggagtTCACCGCGTGCCCCTTCAATGGCTGGTACATGGGCACCGAGATTGGAGTGCGCGACTTCTGTGACGCTCAGCGCTACAACGTCCTGAAGGTgacctgggctggctgcaggggagggaacTCGGTGCAGGAAAAGAGACACTATCTGTGTTCACTGGGATGGGAGAGAACCACTTCCTGCCTTGTGAAGCTGGAGCGTCCTCAAGAAACAGAACTCCAAAACTCCAGTTTACCTTTAATCTCTCTGTTTCTGCTGCCATCACTTTCCCCAGCATGAGACTGActctttccccttcttcttctgCACAGCTTTTTCCTGATACAAAGTTGATGAGGTTGAGAAATCATGGGGTCTAAGTTCCATACAGTAAGTtgctttccccttttctctctctttatcACATGTAGGAGGTAGGGAGGAGAATGGGactggaaacaaacaaactgtCATCATTATGGAAGGACCGAGCTGTTGTAGAGATCAATGTGGCTGTGCTTCACAGCTTCCAGGTAAGTCATTGAGTGTGGGATCTCGAGAGACACTGAGCACTCACTGTgcctttttcccttctctcaaTTATGATTCCAATAGAGTTATTCTTGATTTTCACCTGAGAAAGTGGAGGAATCCATATTTCCTCACAGGTAAAggcagaagaagagaaagaagcaaaggaaGTTAAGGGAAAGATTTTCCATCCTTTTAACACATTTATCTATATTTCAAAACCTATGTAAAGCCATTggattaatatattttattttcaattccaGTTTAACATATCATGACAATATGAAAAGTGGGTAAAAGTGAGTCAGAGCCTTTGCAACATGCACTCCCAGTGCTACAGAGGTAAAATGCTGATGTTAAAGAAAAGATCTAAGAGTTCTTAATCAAAGGCCCGCGCCTCAATCTGTATCTTTACAGTAACTGCTGATAGTATTTATTCCCCATAAATACTCCCTTTACTCTGAGTAAAGTCCTTGAAATATTGACCAGAGCAAGAGGATTACTTCAGCTACACCAGGTAGAAGGGCAGAATAGGGTTTTTAAtgcatgcttttctttttgccattgTTCTAGAAACAGAATGTGACCATCATGGATCACCACTCGGCCTCGGAGTCCTTCCTGAAGTACATGCAGAGCGAGTACCGCGCGCGGGGCGGCTGCCCGGCAGACTGGGTGTGGATTGTGCCTCCCATGTCAGGCAGCATAACCCCCGTGTTCCACCAAGAGATGTTGAACTATGTCCTCACTCCCTTCTATTACTACCAGGTACACatcatcaaaaagaaaaaccgACTCTGGCAGACAAGCTCAGCAGGGCAGATGCGATACGGGACCTGAGGGAGTCTGGGTGCCAAGCCCTGGTTCATGGAAGGTCACTAGACATGATTCAGAAGTAGCAGGCAGGAGCTATTTTATGTGGGAGGTGTTGTTAGTTCTGTTGAATTCTCTGGCTTTAAGTAAAATGAAGTTTAATGCAACAGAGACTGAGACCATAATTTTACGCAGTGGATTGTATATACAGATTCTATTTCATCTGGCCCCTTAAAGATACACAAATTGTTTATTTActattttgctttccttacCTAAagcatgactttttttttttaataggtggATGCATGGAAAACACATGTGTGGCATGATGAGACCCGGAGgccaaggaaaaaagaaataaagtttaGCGTCTTGGCAAAGCAAGTTGTTCAAATAAGATTCTTCATGCTTTGTCCAACTATTCTATTCTTGTAATGTTTCTGCTCtacttctttaaaaacattattaCAATAAGGACCACTTGAGTGGTTTGAATCATAGCCTTACCTGTCCACCCTGAGATAACATTCTAAGCATCTTGCTTCTGAACCATCTTCCAAGAAAAGCCATGCTCAAGCTCAGTCTTTCCTAGCTTGTTTGTGAATCAACCTGAATTCATGTAGCTCCATTAAAAGTTGTGTGTGACTGTTctttccccagggctgtgctctttGCATCCTCACTCATGCGAGGGGCAGTGGCCACCAGGGCCAAGGTCACCGTCATCTACGCGACAGAGACGGGCAAGTCGGAGACGCTCGCCAACAACCTGTGCAGCCTGTTCAGCTGTGCCTTCAGCACCAAGGTGAGCACTACAAATCAGCCACGCCTCGTGGAGACAGGAGTTTGGCTTCTGCAGGCTTTTCCATTCCCCAAACCTGTGCTTGGAATGTTCTACGAGTTGGACTAGAACTTTGATTTTGTATTAATTTAGCATAATGCCATGTGAGTTTGGTCAGCAGTCATCTGAGATATCTAAGGCTAGTTCTTATGTGTGCTAGCAATTTCTCATGAGCTTTATTCCTTCCAGATCCTGTGCATGGATGAGTACAACATTTGTGACCTGGAAGAAGAAACACTTCTTTTAGTGGTTACTAGCACTTTTGGAAATGGAGATTCTCCAGGTAACGGAAAGGTAATGTTCCCCTCAGAAGTGTGTATGAGACTCAGCTCAAAGGCCAAAGACAAACCTTTCATTTATCTCATGTCCTTCAGGAAGATATGGATCAGGTTTCAGATCAGAGTATTCTGTCTTAAATCAGTGTATTTTTCTAACCTTAagtattttatgtatttttatgcaGGCCTTGAAGGACTCCTTGCTCAGACTGAAACtgttgagaaataaaattaggtAAAAATACTTTGCTGTTTGGTTTGCATGCAATTGAGTCCTTTAGCACTCCATACAGCAGAACACTGCAATCGTCTTCTCATCTCCTGCAGGTATGCTGTGTTTGGTCTGGGGTCCAGCATGTACCCAGAGTTCTGTGCCTTTGCTCATGCCATTGACCAAAAACTGGCCCAACTCGGGGCTTCCCAGCTCACTCCAGTGGGTGAAGGGGATGAACTCAATGGGCAAGAAGAAGCTTTCCGCAGCTGGGCAGTCAGTGCTTTCCAGGTGAATATAGAAATACATCTCAT from Motacilla alba alba isolate MOTALB_02 chromosome 19, Motacilla_alba_V1.0_pri, whole genome shotgun sequence carries:
- the NOS2 gene encoding nitric oxide synthase, inducible isoform X3, producing MTPKGLVRGTRDGPVPLEDLLPQAIDFLKQYYSSFKEPKMKEQLGRLEAVTKEIETTGTYHLTKDELTFAAKQAWRNAPRCIGRIQWSNLQVFDARDCKTAKEMFEHICHHIQYATNNGNIRSAITVFPPRTDGRHDFRVWNSQLIRYAGYPMPDGSVLGDPATVEFTQLCIELGWKPKYGRFDVLPLVLQANGQDPEIFELPPEIVLQVPMEHPKYEWFKELELKWYALPAVASMLLEAGGLEFTACPFNGWYMGTEIGVRDFCDAQRYNVLKEVGRRMGLETNKLSSLWKDRAVVEINVAVLHSFQKQNVTIMDHHSASESFLKYMQSEYRARGGCPADWVWIVPPMSGSITPVFHQEMLNYVLTPFYYYQVDAWKTHVWHDETRRPRKKEIKFSVLAKAVLFASSLMRGAVATRAKVTVIYATETGKSETLANNLCSLFSCAFSTKILCMDEYNICDLEEETLLLVVTSTFGNGDSPGNGKALKDSLLRLKLLRNKIRYAVFGLGSSMYPEFCAFAHAIDQKLAQLGASQLTPVGEGDELNGQEEAFRSWAVSAFQAACDIFNVRGRHSIQLPEIYTSEESWDPTNYRLVHESQPMDLAKALANIHAKDVIPMKLKFRQNLQSSKSSRVTILVKLRCETDQEVRYLPGEHIGIFPGNQAELVRGIIARVKDAPPADQTVRLETCIDGGYWASHKKIPACTLPQALTYLLDITTPPSQQLLKKLSQLVRAEGDKQRLEVLCQSTEEYNKWKFYNSPNILEVLEEFPSAEVSTAFLLTQLPLLKPRYYSVSSSCDMTAREIHLTVAVVNYRTRDGEGPVHHGVCSTWLNTVELDETVPCFIRSANEFHLPEEPGQPCLLIGSGTGIAPFRSFWLQRLYDLEHRGLRGGDMTLLFGCRQPDLDHIYREETEEMKRRGVLRDIYTAYSRLPGQEKVYVQDILRGQLEARVCEVLLQQRGHVYVCGDVRMARDVAQELRALLARALRLGPQQADECFQQLKSQKRYHEDIFGAVFPHEVKRALQPTS